The Streptosporangium album genome segment TTCGAAGGCTTCCGGTCGCGATCATCGGCGGTCAAACCGATGCTCACCAGGACCCGGGTTCGACAGATCATCGGGCTTTCGGGGACATTATGGATCTGTACGTGCAGGTCACAGGCCGCACGGCTAGCGGAAACAACGAAATCGCCTAGTGACACGCTTTCGCTCTAAGACGGCTATTTACGCGGGGATATAGCGGTATCGTCTAGTGGCATGTACGTGAAGACTGCGACCCGGCGGACCAAGGATGGCCAGGAGATCCGCTACCTCCAACTGGCCCACAACGAGTGGGACGCCGACGCGCAGCGGTCCCGGACCAAGGTGCTGCACTCCTTCGGCCGCGCCGACCAGTTGGACCGGGCCGCGATCGAGCGGCTGGTCGTGTCGCTAGGCCGACTGCTCGATCCGGACCGTGCCGCAGTGTTGAGCGCCCCGGCGGGACTGGAATTCCTGGAGGCACGCCCGCTGGGCGGCACCCACATGCTCGACGGGCTGTGGCGACGGCTGGGCATCGACGCCACGATGAAGCGGCTGCTGGCCGGGCGGCGGATGGACGCCCGAGCCGAGCGGACGCTGTTCGCGCTGGTCGCCAACCGGGCGCTCGCGCCGTCGTCCAAGCCGGCCGCGACCGAGTGGATCAACTCCGACGTGCACATCGACGGCCTGACCGTCATCGACGAGCAGGCCTGCCACCGGGCAATGGACTGGCTGGCCGAGATCGAACCCGTCCTGGCCAAGGACGTGTACTTCCAGGTCACCGACCTGCTGAACCTCGAAGTCGACTTGATCTTCTTCGATACGACCAGCACGTATTTCGAGACCGATCAGGCCGATGAGCCCGTCGCTCGCGACGAGCGAGGCCGCCTCCTCGACCAGCCCGCCGGCCCGTCCGCCACCGGCGACGACAACCCAGACGGCGCCGGGGAGAAGGTGAAGCTGCGCGGGTTCCGCTCCTACGGCAAGAGCAAGGACTCACGGCCTGATCTCCCGCAGGTCGTGGTCGGCATGGCGGTGACCCGCGACGGCATTCCGGTGCGGGTCTGGTCCTGGCCGGGCGCTACCGGCGATTCGGCCCTCATCCGCCAGGTCCGCGACGACCTGCGCGAATGGACGCTGTCCAAGGTCATCTACGTGGCCGATCGAGGCTTCTCCTCCGCCACGAACCGCAAGGCTCTGATGCAAGGGGGCACCGGCTACATCATCGGCGAGAAGCTCCGCTCGGGCACCGCCGAGGCCAAGACGGCCCTGTCCCGGCAGGGCCGCTATGCCACCGTCGCCGACAACCTGCAGGTCAAAGAGGTGAAGATCGGATCGGCTGACCGCTTCATCATCTGCTATAACCCCGATCAGGCCGTCCGCGATGCCGCCGTCCGTGAGCAACTCATCTCCCAGCTGACCGAGATGATCGACGGCACCGACACCCTTAGCCGCACCAAACGAGCCGATCTCGCCGGAGTCATCTCCACCAAGCCAGGCCTGCACCGTTTCCTACGCCAGACGCCCGGTGGACTACTCCGCGTCGACCGCGCGAAGATCGAACGCGAGACGAACCTGGACGGCAAGTACCTGCTGCGCTGCAGCGACCCCAGCCTGAGCCCCGAGGATGTCGCGCTTGGATACAAGCAACTCCTGCAGGTGGAACGAGGCTGGCGCGACATGAAATCGATCATCGACCTGCGGCCCGTCTACCACCGCCGCGAAGACCGCATCCGCGCCCATGTCCTGCTCTGCTGGCTCGCCCTGCTGCTGATCCGCGTCGCCGAGAACGCCACCGGCCAGACCTGGACCACGCTGCGCGCCGAACTGCAGCGCCTGCACGTCATCGCCTACACCGGCCCCTCGGGCGCCTTCCGCCAGTCCACCGAGCTCACCAAGCCCCAGCGCGACCTGTTCATCGCCCTCGACGTCCCCGCGCCCAAGAAAATCCTCGATCTGGCCGTCGCCGACTGACCGCCGGCCCGAGTCCCGCCTCGCGACCACCTGCACGCCTAGTGACACGCCCTTCCGGCGCGTCCTAGGCGTTTCCGCTGTTCAGGCAGGCATTGATGCCCCTAGTAGAACAATCATCTGTCGAACCCGGGCAGGACAATGCTTAGCGCACGATCCGGTTCCGATGTTCCTCGGACCCCAGGACAACCATGGCCCGCCCGGTAGCGTCTCAGGTGACTTGCCTGGCGTGCTTGATCTCGGCGGCTGGAAACGGCGTCCGCTTGCTCGTGTTGAGCAGGCGGTGGTGGAACTCGTTCAAGACGATGGCCGCCGGGGCGTGCCGGTCGATGATCGCGGCAGTCGCGGGCGGGACGTCATCGGGCTGTCGCCCTGCGATCCATTCCCGCAGGAACGCCTGCTGGTCGAGGTCGCCGCGCAGGTCGTCGAGCAGGTGGTGGTGCAGCAAATGGCCCGTGGTGTAGCAGTGGTCATAGTCGAGATGTTCGGACAGGAACGCGGCCTCGGCCACGGTGAGCTCGAAGCCGGAACTCAGGGCAAGTCCGAAGTCGGCGAAGTAGAGCCGCTGGCCGTCGGTCAGGATGTTGACGAAATGGGCGTCGAAGTGGACGAGCCCGCGAGAGCTCATGAAGGCGCTTCCACGTGCCAGAGCCTCCTCCACCCAGGGGTACGGCGAGCCTTCTCCGCTGCCCGGCGCGGCCTTCCGCGAGTCGGCCAGCCAGGCGGCGAGAGTCTGCGGCACGTGTTCCAAGAAGAGCACCAGGCTGGATGTTGAGCGGCCGACGGCCTCCAGGCGTTCACGGACGGCCGACGAGCCCTCCCAGTGCGCGACCGCCCCATCGATGCCGCCGAATTCGTCGACGAACCCCTCGGGTGGGGAGTCGGGCAGCACCCGCCAGTGGTACATCAGCGGAAAGCCCTCATACTCCCGCCCGAGGACCCAGTTGGTGGTCATGGTGTGTACGGCCAGCTCACGCCAGCCTCCGAACCCGGCCGAGCCCACCCCGTACTGGTAGAATAACGGCAGCCCGAACAGGTTCGCCGTCGAGCGCACGTTCTCCGGCCGCAGCTCGATGTCGGTCAGCGGGATCCGTTTGATGAAGACCCGCCTCCCGCTGATGTCCATCTCCGCCGATCTGCCGCCGATGCCGGACCCGAGCGCAGTGGCTTCCGTCACGGCTTGGCTGAGTCGGCGGTCGCTCAGCAGCGACAGCCGGGTGGAGACCGCTCCGTAGGCGGCCAGGCGCGCGGCGTACCGCGAGTCTGGGTTGGGCATCAGTGGTGGCTCCTGAGTCTCCCCGCCAGACGTTGGCGAGCTATCGGCGTGATCGGCCCTATTCGACAAGGCCAGCATGCTCTCACAAACGCTCCATTCCCGGAGGAAGATCAATCGGACATCGCGGTGACCGTCTGGATCACCAATCCCTTTTCACAACTCGTTCTCAC includes the following:
- a CDS encoding protein kinase family protein, with product MPNPDSRYAARLAAYGAVSTRLSLLSDRRLSQAVTEATALGSGIGGRSAEMDISGRRVFIKRIPLTDIELRPENVRSTANLFGLPLFYQYGVGSAGFGGWRELAVHTMTTNWVLGREYEGFPLMYHWRVLPDSPPEGFVDEFGGIDGAVAHWEGSSAVRERLEAVGRSTSSLVLFLEHVPQTLAAWLADSRKAAPGSGEGSPYPWVEEALARGSAFMSSRGLVHFDAHFVNILTDGQRLYFADFGLALSSGFELTVAEAAFLSEHLDYDHCYTTGHLLHHHLLDDLRGDLDQQAFLREWIAGRQPDDVPPATAAIIDRHAPAAIVLNEFHHRLLNTSKRTPFPAAEIKHARQVT
- a CDS encoding IS1634 family transposase, encoding MYVKTATRRTKDGQEIRYLQLAHNEWDADAQRSRTKVLHSFGRADQLDRAAIERLVVSLGRLLDPDRAAVLSAPAGLEFLEARPLGGTHMLDGLWRRLGIDATMKRLLAGRRMDARAERTLFALVANRALAPSSKPAATEWINSDVHIDGLTVIDEQACHRAMDWLAEIEPVLAKDVYFQVTDLLNLEVDLIFFDTTSTYFETDQADEPVARDERGRLLDQPAGPSATGDDNPDGAGEKVKLRGFRSYGKSKDSRPDLPQVVVGMAVTRDGIPVRVWSWPGATGDSALIRQVRDDLREWTLSKVIYVADRGFSSATNRKALMQGGTGYIIGEKLRSGTAEAKTALSRQGRYATVADNLQVKEVKIGSADRFIICYNPDQAVRDAAVREQLISQLTEMIDGTDTLSRTKRADLAGVISTKPGLHRFLRQTPGGLLRVDRAKIERETNLDGKYLLRCSDPSLSPEDVALGYKQLLQVERGWRDMKSIIDLRPVYHRREDRIRAHVLLCWLALLLIRVAENATGQTWTTLRAELQRLHVIAYTGPSGAFRQSTELTKPQRDLFIALDVPAPKKILDLAVAD